A genomic region of Grus americana isolate bGruAme1 chromosome 27 unlocalized genomic scaffold, bGruAme1.mat SUPER_27_unloc_6, whole genome shotgun sequence contains the following coding sequences:
- the LOC129200102 gene encoding olfactory receptor 14A16-like, whose product MSNGSSITEFLLLAFADTRELQLLHFWLFLGIYLAALLANGLIITAIACDHHLHTPMYFFLLNLSLLDLGTISITVPKVMANSLSDNRSISCAGCAAQVFLFFFLLGAEYALLTVMAYDRYVAICQPLHYGTLLGSRACVHMAAAAWGSGFLNAVLHTANTFSIPLCHGNTVEQFFCDVPQILKLSCSDTYLREVGLLILSCFLGFGCFVFIVLSYVQIFRAVLRIPSEQGRHKAFSMCLPHLAVVSLFISTAIFSYLKPPSISSPSLDLVVTVLYSVVPPAVNPLIYSMRNQEIIDALWKLFEYNLLQIKKTPIIPPGLPLLCSKVLPGLCSVKGLKEEESRY is encoded by the exons atgtccaacggcagctccatcactgagttcctcctcctggcattcgcagacacacgggagctgcagctcttgcacttctggctcttcctgggcatctacctggctgctctcctggccaatggcctcatcatcactgccatagcctgcgaccaccacctccacacccccatgtacttcttcctcctcaacctctccctcctcgaccttgGTACCATCTCTATCACGGTCCCTAAAGTGATGGCCAACTCACTCTCAGACAACAGGTCCATCTCCtgtgcaggatgtgctgctcaagtatttctatttttcttcttgcttggagctgagtacgcccttctcactgtcatggcctatgaccgctacgttgccatctgccaacccctgcactacgggaccctcctgggcagcagagcttgtgtccacatggcagcagctgcctggggcagtgggtttctcaatgctgtgctgcacacggccaatacattttctataccactctgccatggTAATACTGTAGAACAGTTCTTCTGTGAcgttccccagatcctcaagctctcctgctcagacacctacctcagggaagttgggcttcttattttaagctgttttttaggttttggctgttttgttttcattgtgctgtcctatgtgcagatcttcagggctgtgttgaggatcccctctgagcagggacggcacaaagccttttccatgtgcctccctcacctggccgtggtctccctgtttatcagcactgccatattttcctacctgaaacccccctccatctcctccccatccctggacctggtggtgactgttctgtactcggtggttcctccagcagtgaaccccctcatctacagcatgaggaaccaggaaatCATAGATGCCCTGTGGAAACTATTTGAATACAATCTACTTCAGATCAAGAAGACCCCCATTATCCCACCAGGGCTCcctct ACTGTGCTCAAAAGTTCTGCCAGGCCTCTGCTCAGTGAAagggctgaaggaggaggagagcaggtattga